The following are from one region of the Quercus robur chromosome 1, dhQueRobu3.1, whole genome shotgun sequence genome:
- the LOC126713866 gene encoding fasciclin-like arabinogalactan protein 12 encodes MAKQVLSLSLLLVFLFHCTTTSGQPAQAPTLPAVAPAAPANAPAPPGPPDVTKILQKVGGFTILIRLLKSTGVADQLRGQLNDSSIRFTLFAPNDNAFSNLKAGTLNSLNNEEKVRLIQFHILPTYYTLENFQTVSNPVRTQAGDNKPGDYPLNVTSVGSQVNISTGLVNASVSGTLYSNFQLAIYQVDKVLLPLDLFVAKPPSPAPAPAPTKPKPKKTTAAASPETSTTATPTVVNSGAVSLATHGILVSLGVAVLITTFSL; translated from the coding sequence ATGGCCAAACAAGTTCTCTCCCTTTCACTTCTACTTGTTTTTCTCTTCCACTGCACCACAACTTCAGGCCAGCCAGCTCAGGCCCCGACGCTGCCTGCAGTGGCTCCAGCTGCACCTGCCAATGCTCCGGCCCCACCCGGCCCCCCTGACGTCACCAAAATCCTCCAAAAAGTCGGAGGGTTCACGATCCTAATCCGCCTCTTAAAGAGCACCGGAGTGGCTGACCAACTCAGAGGGCAGCTCAACGATTCAAGCATTCGTTTCACTCTTTTTGCTCCAAACGATAACGCATTTTCCAACCTCAAAGCTGGCACTCTAAACTCTCTCAATAACGAAGAAAAGGTCCGGCTTATACAGTTTCATATCTTGCCGACTTATTATACCTTGGAAAACTTCCAAACTGTGAGCAACCCAGTACGAACACAAGCAGGAGATAACAAACCTGGTGATTACCCACTAAATGTGACCAGTGTTGGAAGCCAAGTAAACATTTCGACTGGCCTTGTCAATGCTTCAGTGAGTGGTACTCTTTATTCGAATTTTCAACTTGCTATATATCAAGTAGACAAAGTTCTTCTTCCTCTTGACCTTTTTGTTGCAAAGCCTCCATCACCAGCTCCAGCACCAGCCCCAACCaagcccaagccaaagaagacTACGGCAGCAGCCAGTCCAGAGACGAGTACTACTGCAACTCCTACAGTGGTTAATTCTGGTGCAGTGAGTCTCGCAACCCATGGAATATTGGTGTCGCTTGGAGTTGCGGTTTTAATCACAACATTCTCTTTGTGA
- the LOC126726081 gene encoding fasciclin-like arabinogalactan protein 12 produces the protein MAKQALFSLSLLLVLLFHSTTTLGQPAPAPKLPAVAPAGPAPPGPPDVAKILQKIGGFTILIRLLKSTGVSDQLRGQLNDSNIRFTLFAANDNAFASLKAGTLNSLNNEEKVRLVQFHILPTYYTLQNFQTVSNPLRTQAGDNKPGDYPLNVTSMGNQVNISTGLVNATVSGTLYSNFQLAIYQVDKVLLPLDLFVSKVPSPAPALAPAPAIIKPKPKKTPIAASPKTSTTTTATPTVVVDSGAESLATHGILVPIGVAVFIAALYL, from the coding sequence ATGGCCAAACAAGCTCTCTTCTCACTCTCACTTCTACTTGTTTTACTCTTCCACTCTACCACCACTTTAGGCCAGCCAGCTCCGGCCCCAAAGCTGCCTGCTGTGGCTCCGGCTGGACCGGCTCCACCCGGGCCCCCTGATGTCGCTAAAATCCTTCAAAAGATTGGTGGGTTCACCATCCTAATCCGCCTCTTAAAGAGCACTGGAGTGTCTGATCAACTCAGAGGGCAGCTCAACGATTCAAACATTCGTTTCACCCTTTTTGCTGCAAACGATAACGCATTTGCCAGCCTTAAAGCTGGCACTCTAAACTCTCTCAATAACGAAGAAAAGGTCCGACTTGTACAGTTTCATATCTTGCCCACTTATTATACTTTGCAAAACTTCCAAACTGTGAGCAACCCATTGCGAACACAAGCAGGAGATAACAAACCCGGTGATTACCCACTTAATGTGACCAGTATGGGAAACCAAGTAAACATTTCGACTGGCCTTGTCAATGCCACAGTGAGTGGTACTCTATATTCGAATTTTCAGCTTGCTATTTATCAAGTAGACAAAGTGCTTCTTCCTCTTGACCTTTTTGTTTCAAAGGTTCCATCACCAGCTCCAGCACTGGCTCCCGCCCCGGCTATAATCAAGCCTAAGCCGAAGAAGACGCCGATAGCAGCCAGTCCAAAGACCAGTACTACTACTACTGCTACTCCTACAGTGGTTGTTGATTCTGGTGCAGAGAGTCTGGCAACCCATGGAATATTGGTGCCCATTGGAGTTGCGGTTTTCATTGCAGCATTGTATTTGTGA
- the LOC126713865 gene encoding fasciclin-like arabinogalactan protein 12, with the protein MAKQALFFLSLLLVFLFHCTTTLGQPAQAPTLPAVASPANAPAPPGPPDVIKILQKVGGFTILIRLLKSTGVADQLKGQLNDSSIRFTLFAPNDNSFSNLKAGTLNSLNNEEKVRLIQFHILPTYYTLENFQTVSNPVRTQAGDNKPGDYPLNVTSVGSQVNISTGLVNASVSGTLYSNFQLAIYQVDKVLLPLDLFVPKPPSPAPAPAPTKPKAKKTTAAASPKTSTTSTAVDSGAVSIAKHGVLVSIGVAIFIAFSL; encoded by the coding sequence ATGGCCAAACAagctcttttctttctttcacttcTACTTGTTTTTCTCTTCCACTGCACCACAACCTTAGGGCAGCCAGCTCAGGCCCCAACACTGCCTGCTGTGGCTTCACCTGCCAATGCCCCAGCCCCGCCTGGTCCTCCAGATGTCATCAAAATCCTCCAAAAGGTCGGTGGGTTCACGATCCTAATCCGCCTCTTAAAAAGCACTGGAGTGGCTGACCAACTCAAAGGGCAGCTCAACGATTCAAGCATTCGTTTCACTCTTTTTGCTCCAAACGATAACTCATTTTCCAACCTCAAAGCTGGCACTCTAAACTCTCTCAATAACGAAGAAAAGGTCCGACTCATACAGTTTCATATCTTGCCCACTTATTATACTTTGGAAAACTTCCAAACTGTGAGCAACCCAGTGCGAACACAGGCAGGAGATAACAAACCTGGTGATTACCCACTAAATGTGACCAGTGTTGGAAGCCAAGTGAACATTTCGACTGGCCTTGTCAATGCTTCAGTGAGCGGTACtctttattcaaattttcagcTTGCTATTTATCAAGTAGACAAAGTGCTTCTTCCTCTTGACCTTTTTGTTCCAAAGCCTCCATCACCAGCTCCAGCACCAGCCCCAACTAAGCCTAAGGCTAAGAAGACAACGGCAGCAGCCAGTCCAAAGACTAGTACTACTTCTACAGCGGTTGATTCTGGTGCAGTGAGTATCGCAAAGCATGGAGTATTGGTGTCGATTGGAGTTGCTATATTCATTGCATTTTCTttgtga